A genomic segment from Actinomycetota bacterium encodes:
- a CDS encoding citrate synthase: MATDRDERRLTTAEAAARLGVKPATLYAYVSRGLLGRERSADGRTSTFDPAELDRLARPGRARRGRRPSTELVVPSALTAIAHGLPWYRGLAVPDLAGARGFEEVAEWLWTGRFPDPVPVWHASAGALEAGRRAQAALPPTALPLERIRVIA, translated from the coding sequence ATGGCGACGGATCGGGACGAGAGGCGGCTGACCACGGCGGAGGCGGCCGCCCGGCTGGGGGTCAAGCCGGCGACGCTGTACGCGTACGTGAGCCGCGGGCTGCTGGGGCGGGAACGGTCGGCCGACGGGCGGACCAGCACCTTCGACCCGGCCGAGCTCGACCGGCTGGCCCGGCCCGGCCGGGCCCGGCGGGGCCGGCGGCCGTCCACCGAGCTGGTGGTGCCCTCGGCGCTGACCGCCATCGCCCACGGCCTCCCCTGGTACCGCGGCCTGGCCGTCCCCGACCTGGCCGGCGCCCGCGGGTTCGAGGAGGTCGCCGAGTGGCTCTGGACCGGGCGGTTCCCGGATCCCGTCCCGGTCTGGCACGCGAGCGCCGGCGCCCTGGAGGCGGGCCGGCGCGCCCAGGCCGCCCTACCCCCCACCGCCCTCCCCCTGGAGCGGATCCGGGTGATCGCC